A section of the Serratia liquefaciens ATCC 27592 genome encodes:
- a CDS encoding NlpC/P60 family protein has protein sequence MHKSDFVNAMEGKPWRDRACSFEAADCWVLVVLYYRHVLGIEIHQTPDYEAGSDFLTCFAGDVVFWQQVEKAADSSIFIAYYGAEPKHVGLVVNGQAFHSRGESGQVRFDKLRTLEKVFTKVEFYDYAVDRSSARAGDTERAT, from the coding sequence ATGCATAAATCTGACTTTGTGAACGCCATGGAGGGCAAACCGTGGCGCGATAGAGCGTGCTCGTTTGAGGCGGCGGATTGTTGGGTGCTCGTCGTTCTGTACTACCGGCATGTGCTCGGCATTGAGATACACCAAACGCCGGACTACGAAGCCGGTAGCGACTTCCTGACGTGCTTTGCGGGTGATGTCGTGTTCTGGCAGCAGGTAGAGAAGGCCGCCGACAGTAGCATATTTATCGCGTATTACGGCGCGGAGCCAAAGCATGTTGGTTTGGTGGTGAATGGCCAAGCATTCCATAGCCGTGGCGAGTCTGGACAGGTGCGTTTCGACAAGCTTCGGACGTTAGAAAAAGTGTTCACCAAAGTGGAGTTTTACGACTATGCCGTTGATCGAAGTTCAGCGCGTGCCGGGGATACCGAAAGAGCGACATAA
- a CDS encoding DUF1833 family protein has protein sequence MPTLREFQSQRPNRILYDTMTFYHSTFGYIRLVNRQIYPKTFAGQVYTPCRMEVSESQQSNTPVINSSAKFGRLAQDFKQQLKLWRTYSRITPISATYQRFDAADMNTPLKPWTLYVKDVSMDESDVTCSLTLQNPLNNNIAFLYNTTDFPGLANA, from the coding sequence ATGCCAACTTTACGCGAATTTCAGTCTCAGCGTCCCAACCGCATTCTCTACGATACCATGACGTTTTATCACTCGACATTCGGCTATATCCGCCTGGTTAATCGCCAGATTTACCCAAAGACGTTTGCGGGGCAGGTTTACACCCCATGCCGGATGGAGGTGTCAGAGAGCCAGCAGAGCAATACGCCGGTAATCAATTCATCGGCGAAATTTGGGCGTTTGGCGCAGGACTTTAAGCAGCAGTTGAAGTTGTGGCGCACGTATTCGCGGATAACGCCGATATCGGCCACGTACCAGCGCTTTGATGCCGCCGACATGAATACACCGCTTAAGCCGTGGACGCTTTACGTGAAAGACGTGTCGATGGACGAGAGCGACGTTACATGCTCGCTGACTCTTCAGAACCCGCTGAACAACAACATCGCCTTCCTCTACAACACAACCGACTTCCCAGGGCTTGCCAATGCATAA
- a CDS encoding host specificity factor TipJ family phage tail protein: protein MPLIEVQRVPGIPKERHNLAAGSMFYPWLKTANLHCDVEILRNGVKLKPDDELNFPLNHGDIISVFDQPKSGALGTILNPLEHFNPIKFTQKILSSLIKQPSANAATNNSKTSPNNSLKGQTNIARNSEAKPDNYGQVRAFPDLIQESLFEYTNNIKKVTEWMNFGLGKYDVTSVRYSESNLGALAGASYQIFQPGQNIPVINEGFAFDDIDGQELPGPNESEDFPAETATTTTDMVSGEFVAGQAQVKIKQNSDFDYFYDLPKPHSVSFVVSVTYNTVSGPVTRDITVFAELTNATTTDDGAPVDPQYFYEFTFANLSGNDIGQIPGDAVINTTIFTLNDNEPLVIGPSFSPVEGTQLWIHLQAQLGHGDYARTNVTFYKVDDDNNQIPGTLESYNVGLNNDDENTDTKYETFKFTPAAGNGRYAISFIRSNNSNDHSVLKVEAVHIVRTRSNVAYPNDTLVTVTVTATERATSARERKYNALITRHVISYNLSTQTVDYTERPSRSFADAVLHTWIKMGGQAESSIDIYELYSIAASLPDQRLGYFDYTFDDEDISLGARVQTICDAATVTAFWDDGVLSFTRDERKPNAVTVFNRANTKAEDYSLSYDMTLPGGFDGVQVTYKNPTTNKQAFIRYRITGPTIEEGEPVKAKKFDMLYVRNSYQARDRALKEVRRLLYSRQTMSIRALSDGEWVNVGQMVQVPDIYDANQQDGYIVARNGNDFDTSERIEWQGDMYVIVTDANGTPTARIQAFPRSDTIFGFSATVPAITLNIFDGYNVQSPSRYVIATQVEMDATKWTITEKKPNGDGTTSLTMSEYNDEMYNYEVTE from the coding sequence ATGCCGTTGATCGAAGTTCAGCGCGTGCCGGGGATACCGAAAGAGCGACATAACCTCGCAGCCGGCAGCATGTTTTACCCCTGGCTGAAAACGGCCAACCTGCATTGTGATGTTGAGATACTGAGGAACGGAGTAAAGCTTAAACCTGATGACGAGCTGAATTTCCCGCTGAACCATGGCGACATCATCAGCGTGTTTGACCAGCCAAAGAGTGGCGCACTCGGCACAATCTTGAACCCGCTTGAACACTTCAACCCGATAAAGTTTACCCAGAAAATCCTTTCGTCACTCATCAAGCAGCCAAGCGCTAACGCAGCCACAAACAATTCCAAAACCTCACCGAATAATAGCCTGAAAGGGCAAACCAACATTGCCCGTAACAGTGAGGCAAAGCCTGATAACTACGGTCAGGTGAGGGCGTTTCCAGACCTGATCCAGGAGTCTCTATTCGAGTACACCAATAACATCAAAAAGGTGACCGAGTGGATGAACTTTGGCCTGGGCAAGTATGACGTGACGTCTGTTCGCTACTCAGAGTCGAATCTTGGTGCTCTAGCGGGTGCCTCATACCAGATCTTCCAGCCAGGCCAAAACATACCGGTCATCAACGAAGGGTTCGCATTCGATGATATCGACGGTCAGGAATTGCCAGGGCCAAACGAGAGCGAAGACTTCCCTGCTGAAACGGCTACGACTACCACGGATATGGTTTCTGGTGAATTCGTTGCCGGTCAGGCTCAGGTGAAGATTAAGCAAAATAGTGACTTCGACTACTTCTATGATCTGCCGAAACCGCACTCAGTTTCATTCGTGGTTAGCGTCACCTACAACACGGTATCTGGCCCAGTAACGCGGGATATCACCGTGTTTGCTGAACTAACCAATGCCACGACCACGGATGACGGTGCGCCTGTTGATCCTCAGTATTTCTATGAATTCACGTTTGCAAACCTCAGCGGGAACGACATCGGTCAAATACCGGGTGATGCTGTAATCAATACCACTATATTCACGCTGAATGATAACGAGCCGCTGGTTATCGGGCCTTCGTTTTCACCCGTAGAAGGAACACAGCTCTGGATTCACCTGCAGGCTCAGCTTGGCCATGGGGATTACGCCAGAACAAACGTTACTTTCTACAAAGTTGATGACGACAACAACCAGATCCCCGGCACGCTTGAGAGCTACAACGTTGGGTTAAATAACGACGATGAAAACACCGATACCAAATACGAAACTTTTAAGTTCACACCCGCTGCAGGTAATGGCCGGTATGCTATTTCGTTCATTCGGTCGAATAACAGCAACGATCATTCGGTACTGAAGGTTGAGGCCGTCCACATTGTCAGGACGCGCAGTAATGTCGCGTACCCGAATGACACACTCGTTACCGTCACTGTAACGGCCACCGAAAGGGCTACGAGCGCAAGGGAAAGGAAATATAACGCGCTCATTACCCGTCATGTCATCAGTTACAACCTGAGCACTCAAACCGTCGATTACACCGAAAGGCCGTCACGCTCGTTTGCTGATGCCGTGCTTCATACGTGGATAAAAATGGGCGGGCAGGCCGAGTCCAGCATCGACATCTATGAGCTGTATTCGATAGCCGCGTCATTACCGGATCAGCGGCTGGGTTACTTCGACTACACGTTTGACGACGAAGATATCTCTCTCGGTGCCAGGGTGCAGACCATTTGCGATGCAGCCACAGTAACGGCGTTCTGGGATGACGGCGTGTTGTCGTTTACGCGTGACGAGCGTAAGCCAAACGCGGTGACCGTATTCAACCGCGCCAACACCAAGGCGGAGGATTACAGCCTCTCATACGACATGACCCTCCCTGGTGGATTTGACGGTGTGCAGGTCACTTACAAGAACCCCACGACAAACAAACAGGCATTCATTCGCTATCGGATCACCGGCCCAACCATTGAAGAGGGAGAGCCAGTCAAGGCGAAGAAGTTCGACATGCTTTATGTCAGGAACTCATATCAGGCACGAGATAGGGCTTTGAAAGAGGTTAGGCGGTTGCTTTATTCCCGGCAAACGATGTCGATAAGGGCCTTGTCAGATGGAGAGTGGGTAAACGTCGGTCAGATGGTGCAGGTGCCTGATATCTACGACGCCAATCAGCAGGACGGGTATATCGTTGCCAGGAATGGAAACGATTTTGACACAAGTGAACGCATTGAATGGCAAGGAGACATGTATGTCATCGTCACCGATGCTAATGGCACGCCAACCGCGAGAATCCAGGCATTTCCTCGTAGCGACACGATATTTGGATTCTCCGCAACAGTACCAGCAATAACCCTCAATATTTTTGACGGCTACAACGTGCAATCACCCTCCCGATATGTCATCGCCACGCAAGTGGAGATGGATGCCACCAAGTGGACGATCACAGAAAAGAAACCTAATGGCGACGGGACTACCTCGTTAACCATGTCTGAATATAACGATGAAATGTATAATTATGAGGTAACTGAATAA